A genomic window from Sulfurospirillum multivorans DSM 12446 includes:
- the murA gene encoding UDP-N-acetylglucosamine 1-carboxyvinyltransferase produces MMYYLAIKGKQKLSGTVLISGAKNAALPLLALTLLSKRTITISNMPQVADVKTLLQLLTNLGASFTCKDKNVVEVNATTVNSACANYDIVRKMRASILTLGPLLARFGHCEVSLPGGCAIGQRPIDLHLKALEQMGAEIEIKQGYVLAKAPKGLKGATIIFDKVTVTGSENIIMAAALAHGTTTLVNVAKEPEVVQVCEVLAEAGVSIEGIGSSKLIIQGSGGKLLDIPDFSVIPDRIEAGTYLCAGAITKSKITLKNVNPRHLDAVILKLEQMGFKIDEKDDTLTLHPAEKITPSDIETSEYPGFPTDLQAQFMALCTQAKGTSIIDERLFENRFMHVSELSRMGANIKLKGHSATVEGKAKLNAADVMATDLRASSALILAALVADGTTKIHRIYHLDRGYEDLEGKFSKLGAHIERLEE; encoded by the coding sequence ATGATGTATTATTTAGCGATCAAAGGGAAACAAAAACTTAGCGGAACGGTTCTGATTTCAGGAGCAAAAAATGCCGCACTGCCCCTTTTAGCGTTAACCCTCCTCTCAAAACGAACGATTACGATTTCAAATATGCCTCAAGTTGCCGATGTCAAAACACTTTTACAACTGCTGACAAACCTAGGTGCAAGCTTTACATGTAAAGATAAAAATGTGGTAGAAGTCAATGCCACAACGGTCAATTCTGCGTGTGCAAACTATGACATCGTGCGTAAAATGCGCGCTTCCATCTTAACGCTTGGACCTCTTTTAGCACGTTTTGGACACTGCGAAGTTTCATTACCAGGTGGTTGCGCCATTGGTCAGCGACCGATTGATCTTCACTTAAAAGCGTTGGAACAAATGGGCGCGGAGATCGAGATCAAGCAAGGGTATGTTTTAGCCAAAGCGCCTAAAGGACTCAAAGGTGCTACGATCATTTTTGATAAAGTCACCGTAACAGGCAGTGAAAATATCATCATGGCAGCAGCCTTGGCGCATGGAACGACCACACTTGTCAACGTCGCCAAAGAGCCCGAAGTGGTTCAAGTGTGCGAAGTGTTAGCCGAAGCTGGGGTCAGCATCGAAGGCATTGGCTCTTCAAAGCTGATTATACAAGGTAGTGGTGGAAAACTTTTGGATATTCCTGATTTTAGCGTGATTCCTGATCGTATTGAGGCGGGAACGTATTTGTGCGCAGGAGCGATTACAAAGTCAAAAATTACCCTTAAAAACGTCAATCCACGACACCTCGATGCGGTGATCTTAAAATTAGAACAGATGGGCTTTAAGATCGATGAAAAAGACGATACGCTCACCCTTCATCCTGCGGAGAAAATCACCCCTTCTGATATTGAAACTTCCGAATACCCAGGCTTTCCAACCGATCTTCAAGCACAATTTATGGCACTGTGTACCCAAGCAAAAGGAACGAGCATCATCGATGAGCGTCTGTTTGAAAACCGCTTTATGCACGTCAGTGAGCTTTCGCGTATGGGTGCGAACATCAAACTCAAAGGGCACAGTGCAACCGTTGAGGGCAAAGCAAAACTGAATGCGGCTGATGTCATGGCAACCGATCTTCGCGCAAGTTCGGCGCTTATTTTAGCAGCCCTCGTGGCGGATGGAACGACAAAAATTCACAGAATTTATCACTTGGATCGTGGGTATGAAGATTTGGAAGGTAAATTCTCCAAACTCGGTGCGCACATCGAAAGGCTTGAGGAGTAA